One Salvia splendens isolate huo1 chromosome 1, SspV2, whole genome shotgun sequence genomic window, ATGTCATTCAAAAGTAAACATCTCTATGCAACAAAAAAAACTTGCTAATATGTCACTAAAAAAATTAGCAAAATTTCTGCACTTAACAGAGTTAGTGACAGATTAAGTATGGACAGATCTGTcactaaaaaatttaattgaCGGATTTGTCTGCCACTAAAGTTACTAATCCACCTATTGACGGGAAACATTGGTAAGTTCGTATTAGTGACGGACTAATCTGTCACTAATTAGTGACTGACGCTTTTCAGTCATTTATCCGACACTAGTTATTGAGCTATCTGTTGCCGTCACTAATTAGCGATAATGGCTTGACAGCTTTTCCGATGAGTGCGGAGAGAAACGGGGAAGCGGAGTTCGCGTATGGCTCCGGCCACATCAACCCTCTGAAGGCTAAATCACCCGGTCTAGTTTATGACATGGGGGAGGCGGACTACGTCATGTTCTTATGCGGCCAAGGCTATAGCAACAAAAACCTGCAGCTTGTCACCGGCGACAACTCAACCTGCACTGCAGCAAGCAATGGCACAGTCTACGACCTCAACTATCCGTCTTTCTCGGTGTCCAGTGTCTCGGGGAGTTCAATCACTGCAGTGTTCCACCGGAGTGTAACGAATGTGGGGACTCCGTTGTCTACTTACAAGGCTGTTGTGGCAGCGCCACCGGGCCTGAGCGTCCATGTCCAACCTAGTGAGCTCTCCTTCACATATGTGGATGAGACGCAAGAATTTGTTGTAACAGTTAATGTAACGATTGGGAGTGGAGTGGTGTCGGGGTGTTTGGTGTGGGATGATGGTACATACCAAGTAAGGAGCCCCATTGTAGCTCATGCTATTTAGTTATAACTCAAATCCTTTGTTGCATTGTTGTGTGTTCAAATTTCCATGCACTTTTAAGGGTTGGTTCATTAAATTACTCTCTCTCCGTCCATGAATAAATATCGTATTTATGATCGAatcgagttttaagaaattgtttgactttgttaATATATTACTACTACGCAATTAAATTAGTATCTATCTTATACTCCATTTATAGAAATAGGTCtgatttcttttttcgtccatctcatagaaatagtccatatccaattatgaaaacttttttctattttttttactttatcatttatgggccTCACCATCCACTATATAATTTCAACCCATTTTTCTCCTCTCTAATTTTAacttatgcattaaaacttgtggcATCTTCAAGACAAAGGAATATAATTAATCacgtaattttaaaaaattatgtgcGAGATACATGTGTAACACTATTAATAGTAATACTCATAAAAGTAGAAccatttcctaaaataccctTTTTCGTAATTCACGTAAAATATTTGCATATACTTATTGTTCTCCTCCGAgtagtttttaaaatttatagaaGTTCGCATCCGCCATTTTTTTTCCGTTTTGAAGCCATGAAACCACCCTTAAGAATCATTTTTCTCctatttagtactccctctattCCACAGCAGCGGAGTTATTTTTCCATTTAGTAAAAAGTAACACTTTTTCCCTCATTTTCTTTAGCAGCggagttatttttttatttagtaaaaAGTAACACTTTTTCCTTCACtttctttattctttctcttattttattctctctatttttctcttttttctactCACTTGATATACTCCCGAAAAGACGTGACTCTACTACCATGGAAGGATAGATTATGAACTAAAATAGTAAGGGGAAAAAAGAAGGGtagaatataaataatttatttattatatttaacttGCAGTAGAGCAGAGATCAGACGCAGCGATGATGTTAACACAATTAAAGAGTAAAATCAACAACAGTCTCCGCCATTAAACTTCATATCCAATCCACGTTTCACGGCAACGTATAAGCTGCACAGCACAGAAACAATGATATGTTATCAATTTAGAACAATGATAAGTATAAAAAGAagagattaattaatttgtggaaATCAAACCTCCACACTTGTAACCAACTGGCCTATCGGCAAGGTTACAACGTTTGGGAATGCCGATGGCGATTTGAGGATTAATCCCGGCCATTTTGGCCATATTCGAGAGCATCACCGCGCAGAGGCATTTGGGGTTCTTTCCCAGCTTCTTCACCTGAGCGCAGCAGCTGCTCGGGACGGCCGAGTTGGCGTCCTGCGCTGCTGACGCGCACGGAGCCAGCTTCATGGCTTCGTTGTCCGGGGTTGATTTCGGACACTCGCCGGCGCCGTCTGTGGAAATGGCAACGGAAAGGAGAAGGGCCAGAAAGCAGAGTGCCTTGGTTGATGCTCCATGATGATGAATTAAGTATGCATTAGTTTGGGGAAGGTGGGAGAATTTATAGAGATtagtttagagcatccgcagcggtggcgaaagacgccaccgccgtccgcgccgttgg contains:
- the LOC121805202 gene encoding uncharacterized protein LOC121805202 — protein: MDDVKKEEEVSVIVLSDCTEEIPSDEPSCYEVIGIEAEVNSPGVVPPSKVCRKLFPADVSPPVDQESTNDIGMYFIDIGPDGRLALCFLALLLSVAISTDGAGECPKSTPDNEAMKLAPCASAAQDANSAVPSSCCAQVKKLGKNPKCLCAVMLSNMAKMAGINPQIAIGIPKRCNLADRPVGYKCGAYTLP